The segment AGTTATGCATTGAGCTATAAAACTGATTGTCAATTACTGTCGGATTTAGGGTTGCGAACTTGAATCATGAGGATcatcttttgttttgttgagTGATAGAACTCAACGAACCCTCAGATAGGGGGAACCAGAACAGTTATCGAAAACTTAGTGCTGTTCAATATCGGGAGTAGCAACGAGGCTCtatgaacgtttgttttcgaagCATGTAGGATCATGCCCATTCATTGCCGGGAGGTTCACACTAGAAATGATACGTGTACCCTATAAAAGATTTATCATGCAGCGTTTTCTATTTTGGAATGCCTCATGAAAAACGGAGAGCAGCATGAGAATGAGCCAACTTCAATACGATTAACAAAAATGGTTGGAGCGCCGCATCAATACTTATATAATGTAGGCAATCTATGTTCGGTTTGGAACAATATCTCATattgaactatttattttacGCAAGGGGAGGATGTGGTATTGTGACATTTATACTATATTGAGGGGTTTGCCCGAACTGTGTAATAAGATGTTTACACTAGATTGGTAGAGTCGTGAGTAGCGTGTATCGATGGACAGTGAGGGATGTCAAGGCAAGCGGCCCGTGTAATCAGTCAGTGTAAGCACCTCAGGACCGGCAACATGGGATATcacagtcattagcttgattgcatcgtttttacaatgttagagggtcaggaaaacaagatgaggtcgaatagtgcaaaagctgcaccacaaacatgcttgagaatgggaaatatgatcgatatgatttccagtgcttgtcatttttgatttatttattaaaacatgatacatgacgtaagacatctgtcctttaaaatgtcactaacgaaaacaaatcttacaaaattactaccgtgcaacgtttacttcttatttttcatataacatttctaagctctagtatctattgactgaaaagagcatctattgatgcgcaaaatttgtttgaaatttgtataaatttatttggaaaaatcaactcactagtatttttaatcctgtaaaccactatacctacatgcttaaattaactgcttttcttcgctttttgcttttcttgtacaattgtgagtaacaacaagtgaagcaaatgacaattgaaatctgaaatcaaagaaaagaaaaacttttcgattgaatcacactatttaatatttatttgcaacagacacgtagttcgcctacgacgtgcaggcttctcagtgtcttatttcaaagcgtatacgtatctgtcgcgaataaatattaattttccTTAAATTCATAGTtcatattccactaagaggcttcaaaaacttcagagctGAGCCtgagggccgcgaaaaaattccaaaattttagttgccacccgttaatcgAAAAAGTGTTTAAATGTTTAACGAAAAACTGAATCTCACAATCGACGTAAACTGAAATAGATATAAATTAATGAACACGTCACCAAAATCATGTATATTTTTCCAataaataaaacgtaaatagcCAAAACCGTGTTTAAAGGTACATTTTTACATCAAGCCAAATATAATAAATAAGCCTACATGTATGCAACACACgttatatgatttgcaatgttaCATTTATGTGAATGCCCAAAGACGTCCAAATCCAAAAGAATGTCCAAATTTACAGGATTTTTTCGATGTGTGTAGTTTAAAAGAATcgcctggaagaaatggagtgAGAGGAAATGGAACGTCCGTATCGTTCTTAGAGAATACGTAGATTATACAAGGAAATTGACGTACACGCAAAGGCTTTATGCCGCAAGCCGAAACGAATCGGGGTAAAGATGGAGGAATCTTGATGGACGAACGTGAGGTGGTCAACAGGTGGAAGCTGCTCTACAAAGGATGGAGTGTACATTACCATTACTGCGTGAGGATACcgggcgcgttatcaagccTGTTTGAAAATCAAAATCACGGTATTCTGGTCAATATCACGCTAGAATATCGGTGCTATGAAATGTGCGGGCTTCAataaatgtagtcaatttatttGTTCCAatgacgacgtggacattgttGAAAGAACGTTGTAGGTGGATGATAGATCCACTATACCAAGCTGAGACGTAGAGTAGTGAAAGTTGGATTGACAGTGACTGCATCGAAAACCAGGTACTTGTTGGCAGGAGGAACCGAGcgcgaatttgtatacctcgggttGTTGGTGACCTCAGGTAACAACTGCAAAAGAGAAATCCGCAGgcgtattcttgccggaagtcgggTTTGTTATAAACTCCTAGTCCtcctaaggtctggtaagcttcaccgCCGTACTTAGCATTTTATGTACAAAATGGTAATAAAAGCGGTAGTCCTCTATGGGGATCAGAAAGCACTGGCCATTACGGAATGTCTTGCGTTTAGGACTATGTTTGGTGGGGTATGTGAGAACAGAACAGAAGGATGAACCGAGAGCTCTCCAAAGTTCTCCAAATTTTTACAATTTGTACCAGAATTTAAAGGAATTTCTCCTAATTTTGCTGGTTTAATTACAAAACGTTTTCAGTATCCTACTTGTAAAACAATGAACCACTACGGCTCTTCTTCAATATTTATGTGAATGACAAGTGAGTAataagaaatgagaaataagtaGCAAGAAGTGAAAAATGGGAAATGAGAAGCGAAAAGTAAGAAATAAGTGGCGAGAAGTAAGAAGTAGAAAGCAATTAATGAGATGCCTTTTGGCACTTATACCTTCCATCCATTATGCCTCACATAGATTATTCCGGATGCATTATCCTTTGCGTCCGTATGCCTCACATCCGCGTGTCTCGTATCCCGTCCCCCTTCCCATCTACGTGGGTTttcagaaagaagaaaaatgaaaaaaggtaTCGCTTTTTCTGTTTTAATATCCAATATTAACAAATTCATGTCagataacaagccagtcatcgctTTTCAAAATTCAGCAACAATCCATCGCGGGCCTGTACCAGAAAAGCTCTCCGATCGATCTGGAACGGTTTGTGGTTGGGCGAAACTCGAATCCGATAGCACTGAACCAGCCGCACGAGAGCGCACTTGATCTGAgtctgggcgaatctcattccCAAACACATCCGAGGTCCTTCACCGAAGGGAAAATACACCAGTTGCGTTCGATCCGCTTTCTCCGCCGGACTAAAACGTTCCGGGCGAAACCGTTCCGGTTCCGGATGATATTTGGGGTCCCTGTCGGTAGTTTAACCAGTTTTATTATCGCCAACTTAAATCGATGATGTGACAAAATACATACATATGGATGGCTGTGATTGGTACTGTTACCGGGGTACCCTCAGGAATCAAGGTCCCCACCATATTATCGTTGACCTCACGTTTTAACAAATAGGTTTTAGTTGTTCTCTTCGTCAGTACTGCAGCAGGTGGGTTAATCCGCAGCGTTTCTTGTAAAATCCAATCCAGATACTCAATGCTTTGCATAACATCGTAGGTTAGTTCGTTGCCGTTTTCAGCCAAGGTACGCGAAATTTCCCGGTAAAGTTTCTCCTGAACTTCAGGATTGTTAGCCACCTAAAACATCGATAGAGTTGACTCAATGGCAAGCGAAACTTTTGCGGACTTACGTGATACAATGCGAACGACAGCGCCGTGCTGGAAGTCTCATAACCTTCCGTGAAGAACGTCAAAGCATGTCCGGTAATTTGCTCTGCTGACAAATCTGTTGgattgaaaaattaattttaataacgTCAACTGGACTTAACAAGCGACTAGAGACTGACTCTGCGCCTTAGGATTCAAAAGTGTTTGAAGTTGGTCTTCTCGCGGTGCAGACTTTCTTCTACGTTCCTCCAGTATGTGGGTGATTGTTTTACGAAACCAAACGTCCACTTCTTTTGGGATTAATCTAAACATGAAACAAAttaacagtaaaattcaaaaaattcaaGATCTGCTTACCTTATGGGTAAATATTTTGCAATAAATGGTACAAACAGTGTGACCAGCATTGTGATGCCGGCAAACAGAGTTGGCTGAAAGATTTTCTTCCCCATCGCTCTCCACTCGCTGTCCGAATTCTCGAAGCATTCGGCATCCAAGCTGAATGCACAACCGACAACATTTTGTGTCGTGTACGAAGCTGAAATCTGCCCCAAACATAGACAACAATTGCaagataaaaacatcaattcaTCAGTGCCTACGGCACGCGCTATCTTATCTCCAATGCATCATCCTAcacaaaaataagcaaaaagttAACCCACCGACTTAGCTTCCAAGTCGTCGCCTAACCGTTGACCGATGTATTCTACAAATTGTCTGGAACATTGGTCCAGACCTGGGAAAAGTTGCTTCATTTTATTCCCTGTGTACAATGGTGTCAACACCTGTCGCGCTTTCCTCCATCGCTCACCGTCGATCAGGAAAGGATTGTCCCTCAAAAGTGGATTACACTTCTCATTGAAGGTAAAATCAAAAGCCGAAAAGCTTGCTTGATCTTTCACCAGGACAGTTTTAATCAACTCCGGGTCTCGAATCAGCACCGCTGGCTTAAAAACTTTGTAATACCCGACGATCGGTTCGTTGGGAAATGCTCTGCAATAACCAAGTGACCATTAGAGGATGCCGAAAAACACGTGAAAAATCTCACACTCACTTGTACCATTCATCGACCACTTCGGCGATATGCTTCTTCATCGCCAGACTGGCCCCGATATTTCCGAACAGAAGCGACGGTTTCGGCCCGGGAACGGCTTCCCGCTGCCAATACCTGAAATTGTACCTGAGCCACTCCCACAGCAGATAGAGGACGGCGACTAGTGCGAAAAAAGCCGCCGGATTAGTGTACAGCAGCCCGATAAGAAGTGACGTCAGGATAATCATTGCGTATCGTACGAGACCGCCGTCGATTTCAGACCGGCTGGAAAACAAAAaccgaaacaaaaacaaaacgattCGATCACCTGGATCGAAGAGAACAAACTGAATCAGCTGAACGGTGAATTGTGTAATTTATAtgaatttttttcaatggtgatAAGATATGAGCACCTCGTTGGTGGAACCGGTTAAAAGTGTAgtcgatttatttttgtttcttcaatTCTTTACAGTATTTGCGCATGCAAGCCGGCATTTGCATCATCTTCACCGTACGTcttgtttctgtttttctgtttgttgTTCTTCATTTTTAACCTTCAAACATGTCCTTTATTTTAGTCATTTTAGCCAACTGCTTTGAATGGGTCAATCGGTTAGACTTCTTCTTAGGAGATTTTTCAGAATTAATCTACATGTTTGGATCAAAAAGAATAAACATCTTTTTATGATAATGTAAGCAAAGGTTCTCAGAAATCTAGGAAAATATAatctagaaaaagtttttcaacaAATTTCTTGTGCAATGTGAATTTTTAATCATTAATCAAATCTATTTAAAACTCTGAATTCTCTTTACACTAAAAGTATGTTTAACCATTAACTGACCAACCACAACGTTAACGCAATCTGAATAACCGAGTACAGGTGAGTACTTCCTTgataaaagtgctccgatttttgTCATACTTTGTGTGCTAGTTCGTTTTCTGAAAATTTTAGAACCTCATTTTTTGTTGGGCGCTTAGAGCTCCCTTTCCTGACATGAGACCTTTTAACCTAACACCAAATATAAGAGTCTTTGATATTCACCGAAACAGATCAACAAGTTCCAATACTATCAATGCTGCGGTGATGTAAATAagccagtggtgcccaggcataggtataatgtgggccaaatcagatcgctcTATGAATGCCGCAGGCTGCAATGACCTCTGGCCGTTCCTGTGCATAAGAAAATATAACATATGCGGCAGCCAAACCCAGAAATTTTCTAGAAATCATCACAAGATTTAAGCCGGAAAGCATTGAGATTCAAAAACATGCAAgaggcattacgactaaactgatTAATTcttgtgtcatcaaaaaattaactcaaaaGTCAACTATCCCTGAAATCactccgcgggccgcacgaaccATTCCGATAGGCCGCGGCCGACACTGAAATACGCAAATAAAACTTATTTTGTTGTTACGGAGTTTGTCCCCAGTCGTAtttttatttcagaaaaatggcACCTACAAAACCTCATCTCAGGCTTGTCAAGTTTTGAAAATTGTGCCCCTCTGCTTCATTACGGTCAAAATGGTCCAATTCTGGAGAAGTTTGTTTACGGACCAATACTCGTTGGTCAAcgactggataatgcgtaacatcggtgCTTCGCGCACCTACAGGCTACAGGCGtaaaatagaccccatagtgacacatttcagcgttacgggacacaattagcaaccaTTTTTACCGTGCAAATTGGCTCTTGTCTcaccaaatttttggcaaagAGCTTGTAAATTTGGTGACTAAAGGGAACTTTATTTTTCCAGTTATATGCCAGGGATTTGGTTCAATAGAAACTGATTTGCGGGGTAggaatagtgtcccgtaacgctggaatcgTTTGTCGACAGGAAAGGAGGCGTTCATGCGAACCCTGAGTGTAGCAACGAGGACTAGCTTTGTCCATCTTAAGCATCTGTTCCCATGCCAGGAATAGACGTTTGATGACTTGACGATTTCCCAACCAAGTACGCGGTTGTGCTGCACGATAGGGGCGGCTAATGACAGCGTCATATCCGAATCGGGT is part of the Sabethes cyaneus chromosome 2, idSabCyanKW18_F2, whole genome shotgun sequence genome and harbors:
- the LOC128733698 gene encoding probable cytochrome P450 6a13, whose protein sequence is MIILTSLLIGLLYTNPAAFFALVAVLYLLWEWLRYNFRYWQREAVPGPKPSLLFGNIGASLAMKKHIAEVVDEWYKAFPNEPIVGYYKVFKPAVLIRDPELIKTVLVKDQASFSAFDFTFNEKCNPLLRDNPFLIDGERWRKARQVLTPLYTGNKMKQLFPGLDQCSRQFVEYIGQRLGDDLEAKSISASYTTQNVVGCAFSLDAECFENSDSEWRAMGKKIFQPTLFAGITMLVTLFVPFIAKYLPIRLIPKEVDVWFRKTITHILEERRRKSAPREDQLQTLLNPKAQNLSAEQITGHALTFFTEGYETSSTALSFALYHVANNPEVQEKLYREISRTLAENGNELTYDVMQSIEYLDWILQETLRINPPAAVLTKRTTKTYLLKREVNDNMVGTLIPEGTPVTVPITAIHMDPKYHPEPERFRPERFSPAEKADRTQLVYFPFGEGPRMCLGMRFAQTQIKCALVRLVQCYRIRVSPNHKPFQIDRRAFLVQARDGLLLNFEKR